A single region of the Salicibibacter cibi genome encodes:
- the rhuM gene encoding RhuM family protein, giving the protein MDEEETIRQKLIVQMEGKREVERDVSFYNLEIILAVGYRVRSHRGTQIRNWATKRLNEYLVKGFTMDDDRLKEMRNSGEDYFDELLERI; this is encoded by the coding sequence TTGGATGAAGAAGAAACTATTCGGCAAAAACTAATAGTTCAAATGGAAGGTAAAAGAGAAGTTGAAAGAGATGTGTCATTTTACAATCTCGAAATTATCCTGGCAGTTGGATACAGGGTCCGTTCACACCGTGGTACACAGATTAGGAATTGGGCTACTAAAAGACTCAACGAATATTTAGTTAAAGGCTTTACCATGGATGATGATCGACTAAAAGAAATGCGAAATAGTGGTGAAGATTATTTCGACGAATTACTTGAACGCATCTGA